In Tribolium castaneum strain GA2 chromosome 8, icTriCast1.1, whole genome shotgun sequence, the genomic window gtcacgcaagggacatttcacaattatctctcacccatacaaagttaaaaaacaatatttttgacttacttttggtactggatgctttaattctttcaaaaaggactaaaagactgaacaacaactgaaaaattctagacacttgaacattcaggacttcagaaatgtttcgtacactgctgattggattctcttcaaaagcttgaattacagcctcaactattgcttcgtttccagtgacgtgttttgttcTCACTTGATTTAGTTCACTAagcttcctgtgtcttcaaattattgactattctttgaactttaaatttcataaataacatttcacaaaaagtccaacgacacttttcataggcgaatattgattcctttttcaacaatatCGAAATTTTAGGCACTGTTGTTGggttttaaagtaatttcaccaaattaaaacaattttacttttctgacagcgtGCACagttttgacagttttttcagtggtacacaaaataCCGCAgagaaatgcttcatcaattgtttcaaaaggtgactgcccaaattattatcaaaatttggattaagtttttaacaacaaaacttaatttttttcttggatcagtcgagcaatttggttaattttttgtgtggccatttatttttcggggtttaatgatccaacggtaatttggcttaattttaaataaaagaaatgtgttttaaaatttcattttttaagttgaggtcattttttgcttctattaaaagaccacctcctaaaatatgtgcattctaaattttataacaatccgttgacaaataacggaGATATTAaactcgaaagtcttagctgagacacgtTGTATAACgcgaaaacaaaattttctcaCTTTGTGGTTAAtaggaaataataattaaaataattaaattttattgcaagtcattaaaaatacattaaatacaAAATCAACGCAATGAAAAAATGTACTTACCTTTATGGCAGTActgaaataaaatcaattaaaacagtgtgccattaaatttacaaatttaatgtgatttttctaaaaagaaAGTATTCCAAAGTAATCCTTTAATCCGGATTGTTTTCTTCCTGGAAATCCATTCCATTAGCACACAGGAGCGATCACCCGCATTAGCCAAcgaatttgaaacttttaaaccgcaaaattctgattttattttatttttgaaaaatactgttAACTATTGTTTCAAATAGGTTTGTCTGATTCATTAAACTTCGTCactattaatgtttttttttaactatgtacctgaaaaaaatacagggaggtgcatttttaagattaaattgctgaaactcatttattgagcaaataatttcaaacaaaacaaattagcGAAATTTGTAACTTCGTTATTCTAAAAGATacacaattaaaacaaagatGAACAATGTTATAGaatattattttgataatgtTCAGTATCTGATTTTTAcaaagtataaataaatgcaatatgtaatagataaaaattaatcaacaaAGATACAGCTTTTTAACTGATgtaatcaataataataaattgaaaatgcaataaaatatcaCGAAAAAGACGActttttttatctcaaaacgCCCTTAACCGTAGAACTacactgtgatttttttacataaaccAAACTATGGGGGTCATATCTGACTTATTTGAACTACCTACATTACTTTCCGTACTATATTACAAagatgtttaaataaataaataaaaattttctaatactgaaaaaaattggttttatatctgtacaaaaaatcaaggaaaaaatagtaataatgataataattgacaataactattttttcaaaaggtTTTTAGATATAATACTCTTTACAAATGTAGGTTGTGCATATAAATTCTTCATGAAACTATTAcgaatgtgatttttttcctaTCCAAAATTTGTGGAAACTCAACAAATCATCAATAACACAAACCAAACAAGCTTTAACGTACAGATGACGTCTAATTAGGAAGCTACTAATTGTCCCACAATTTTAATGCTTAACCGAGAAAgtgtacacaaaaaaatattaggtgTTGTTTTAGGGTTAAACTAACAACAAAGGAAAAAGTATTTCATTTTAGGTTCACTTTTGAGGAACCGTTTCAATAATTGTGAAGTAGTCATTTTCGATATGATTTAACGGTTTTTCTACTCTACATTTGGAGATATACTAGAGAAATGACCTTGTGGTCTGGCTCGGTGGTCTAAAGACAAACGAAACGAGCTAAAATAACACCAATATCGATTTAAAAGGTGATTTTTTcggacatttttattaaatttgtcaaaaaatggatagttttttacaaagaatACTTTCATATTATACTTTAACTCTAATGAtttgttgactgttttttgtttttgtaatttgttatttttttgttttaaccaATTCTTGCGGAAAAAACTTTACTATGATAGATCACCTTTTCCGAGATGGTTTAGGGCCTTTATGCcgatttttaactaaatttaatttaatttttaacctaAATTGTTGCCTCAGTTTAGTGAAACGTTGAAATAAACTTGAATTTATAGCTCAAAAACATGCTTAAACGctcgataaaaaataacatctcatttttaaaagcgtttatttaacttgctttgttgtctgtctgtctgtttcatattttccgagaCAAATTTTAGAGGGTTCCTGTAATCCGAATGAATGGAAATTTTGGAAACTTACGTAATCTACGTGATAATGCATTTATGTTAAGTTAATTACCCCCTAAAGGGGTAATGGAGTGCTGAAGTTTTAGGTTAACGTTTAAATGAAAATCTGTTACTTTTGACAGATATTCAAATATGGCATTTTAAGACAAGTAATAAAACATGGTTTTAAAATGTAGTAAAATTATTAGTCAAAGAAACTAACGATTAGAAAGAACTTTCTCGAATTGACCACTGCTCTCGgagattttataaattttagaatcctaatctgtaaataaaaatattcttttgtgatagaaaaacatcattttttactttctttttttgtgtCGCAGCTTATTGGTTTTGAAATATTCTGATGGTGACTAGTTCTGTGTAAATACTTTTCTGGTGAATTTGTGTTTTGAACTTTGGTGTGTATGCTCCTTATTATTACTAGTAGATTTCATTTTTGTGTGTTTATGCGCGTTTCTAGTGATTTACggttctagtttttttttctagtttttatttctttaccaAAAAAGGTGACCCAACATTAATATCAAATTATAGGCCAATAAGTCTGCAGTcatagttttctaaaatttttgaaactgttaTATCTTCCAGAATTACTAAGTTTTCAGCTACTGATTTCATCCCAACACGGGTACATTAAAGGGAAATCTGTTGACTCAGCTATATTTAGCTTCACTAATGCTCTGTTAgataaattagaagaaaaaaggtGGTTTTTGGAATGTTCTTAGATTTCTCCAAAGCCTTCGATTGCCTAGATCATAACCTCctaataagtaaattaaagaaatatagCATAAGAGGAATTATGTTAAAGTTGATCACATCTTATCTTAAAAATAGGTATTAGCAGgtcacaataacaaaaacagtACTGTATATACATCAAATAaacttctaattaaacaagGTGTACCTCAAGGTAGTATACTAGggcctttatttttcgtaatttatgGGAATATGCATTGACCATAAGTTAAGCTTGACTAATCATATAGATACgagtaatttattaaaaaaatttaactcaatacattttacaaaacatgttttaaaaaaaataatttaacattgAACCACTGAGAGTAGTATACTTTGTATAGTAAACTTTCAATCATTACTAAGCTATGGTGTAATATTTTTGGGGCAAAGTGGAAAGATATCAGAAGTATTTgctgctcaaaaacaagtcatGAGAACTATGGTTAACTTAAAATGTAATGAACATCtttaaaagcaataacttCTTGACAGTAACTGATTTATTCATATatagattacttttatttttctttaaacagaaTCTACTATTTTATGTCACTAACGACCATAAATACAACACTCGCAAAGTAGACTTAAAGTATCCAAAACACAAACTTACGCTGAtggaaaaaatagttattatgcAGGAATAAAACTATACAATAGTTTACCTGTGTATCTACGCACACCTTGTAatttaaacatatttaaaaagaaaatatttgactacATTTTGGATCTCGAACCATATACTTTAAACGAATTCTATAATAGACAGGTTTTTGATTTATCtcttaaaattagttttatgttattgttatttctgtgAAGAATACTGACGtttttcgtatcaattttgttactacatctgtataaattcatagaaataaattattattattatgaatgcACTTTTCTAGTCTTGACCGTAAGTTTCTTCAATTTTAGGCACGTTTCTCGCCCTGTGATCAACGCATTGGCCAACATCGCCGCCAATATACAAAGCGAATCCCAAATGAACGAACTATTAGGCCGCCTGCTCGAACTCTTCGTGCAATTGGGCCTCGAGGGCAAACGCGCAAGCGAAAAATCCCCAGGCGCCCTAAAAGCGTCAAGTTCAGCCGGTAATTTAGGAGTTTTAATCCCTGTAATTGCCGTTCTTCTACGCCGACTACCACCCATCAAAAATCCCAAACCTCGGATTCATAAATTGTTCCGCGATTTTTGGCTCTATTGTGTTATTATGGGATTTACAGCGTCTGATTCGGGATTATGGCCGAAAGAATGGTACGAAGGAGTGAAAGAAATCGCAGTTAAAAGCCCAGCGTTAGTTTCACCAACTTCCAGTCGCTCGGAAATGCGCGAATTGCAATACACGAGCGCCGTTCGAAACGATAGTGTTTCAATAACCGAACTACAAGAATTGAAGAATCAAATTCTAGAATTGTTGAAACAACCGGCAGATGTCACCGCCTATGTGAATCGCTTGACTTTTGCCCAATGTACGTTCTTATTGAGCGTTTATTGGGTGGAGATTTTGCGAATTCAGAATTCACCTGAGCCGAGCTTGGTGCCGATTATTACCGAATACTTGTCGGATTCAGCGTTACAGAAAGACAAGTCCGGGATGTGGGTTTGTGTGTCGGCTGTTGGCGAGcgcgtttttgaaaaattcctcgAAGTTATGAAAAATAAGCCGAAGTATGAGGCCAGGGAGGCGGAGCTTGAAGGCCACGCCCAGTTTCTTCTCGTACATTTCAACGATCCGCACAAACAGATTCGTCACGTTTCGGATAAGTTTCTGGTCAGTCTTTTCGATCGCTTTCCGCACTTGTTGTGGAGTCGGAAGGTGTTGTGGACAATGCTTGACATAATGCAAGTGTTGTCGAATTCCTTGCATTTGGATCCGAATCAGGAAACGCCCACTTTGCGAATACCACGAACGCCATACTCCATACAGTTGATGGACACGTTAGAGGCACGCGAGACTAAAGTTAAGCATTTTGCTGCGAATTCCGAGCGAATTATCAAGGAGGCGTTGAAGTGGGCACCGCATTGGACGAGGTCGCACATACAAGAGTATATAATAAATCAAGGACAGGGGGCGGGGCTTTGGAACCACACTGGTCTGTCATTGGCGCTTGAAACTATACTACAGTTCGGACCTTTGAATATGTCAAGTGCACCGATGAGTGTCTCAACGTTGGAGAAGAGACCGAAGTGTGTTAAAAGTGATTCGTCGAAATTGATGGTTTCGACGTCTTTAAGGTGCAAATATATTGGAGAGGTAATTGAATTATTCAACACtacaatattttgaaaaaaaaatgatgcaGGTAATTGGGTTATCGGCCGTTTATGGTACCGAaggtaaagaaaaattgattGAATTTATAATGAAACGGGTGTGGACAGCGTGTCAGGAACGGTCCGATTCTGAACATCGAGATGCCTTGTGGCAAGCTACGGCACTCTTGATTTCCACGACAGAGTTTCACCGGAATTTGTTGCATTGCATTGCGTGGTCGCAAGTAaggcaaaaaactattaacttaTAATTATGAATTATGATTATGAAATCGTGAAATAGTAAATTATAACAAGATCGAAAATCTTGAAGGTGAAGTGTAATTTTAGCCACATTTTATTCTGTATAAAACTAGCATAAGACAACATAACCTTATAATTGCGGCCATAAGTAAATGGCTaaaatgtggctaaagttTCGCAGGCACAGTTTGCTCTAATTCAGTATATTTTTGATCTCATGTTATTATTAGGAGTATTAGGTCGGGTTTATAGAACATTTTTTGATTCTGAATTAAGTTAATGTCAAAATTAACTTAACATCGCCATCAAATTAATCACGGTTTACatatacgtttttaatcaaattttaattgtgattaactaattcgaattaaattgacatTTGACGGGGTTGGCACAACTGATTAAGTTCAGTGGCTATTTTCACgagtgtttttataatttctctCCCGTGTGGTCTGTGTGTGCGCTTGTGCAagttacatttaaaatttaaaatgacggAGGCAAAGGTGCACCGAGAAAGAACAAAGAACTTTACCGAAAGGGAAAAGGAAATTGCTCTAGATATTATAAACAGGTATGTAGCTACTTTGGCATAAATTAACGATTATTGTAGGTTAGGTTTGTACGTCTCCTGAGTCTGGAATTTGGTGCAAAACACaattctaacttttttttaaatcgtatGTTTAGGTTTCAAACATGctcctaatttttttccacATGATTTTTGCACTGCACTTTaatccaacttttttttcaaatatgacATTATATTCCTTCTTTTTATCCTACATCCACCTCTGCCTTTCCTTTAGATATCAaaacaaaatagaaaataaagaaaccgACGGTGTTTCCCAAAAGGAGAGAAAAGACGCATGGGAAAAGGTGGCTGAAGAGTTTAATTCAGCATCATCAACAGCACCACGAACAGGAAAGCAGATGAAAGTGCTTTGGTCCAATTTACGCCGGAcagctaaaaaaaatattgctgaagaaaatgtaaataaataatattatttataataataataatacactaATACACACATTTGATCTCAAACAAAAATCGTtaactttcaaataatttatcaaatttttagatataGTACTATTAACTGAAGATCAGGAAATATCCCCTCCTGTCCTGAAACCTGTTAAAGGACACtctaatgtaaatttttctgATCTCCCCATTTACCTTGAAGATGAATGTGTTCCCCCATCCGAAACCGTTTGTGAAGAAATTCCTACCCACCAGCCACCACGAAAAAAATTCACCccttctaaaattaaatcaaacaaaaaaaaaccagTTGATTTGAAAAGAACACTATATTTAAAGCGTATAAAATTAGCAAACatggaaattgaatttaaaaaaaagatgtacgaattagaattaaaaattaaagaaaaagagTTGGAAAGAATTAGCCGAaatgattaataaatattgaaattttatttgttttttctttcaatGAAAATGTGTTCTTATAAGGGCTGTACGAGCGGCAGTATtttcattaatattattatttctatgaaCAGGTTCAATTTCAAGTTCTTGAGGTACTTCAACTTCTGGATCTCTTGGCGGTTCATTATCATTTGTGAAAATGGCAATGTTATGTAACACAGCACAAGCCACAATAGTTGCTTATGTAGTGTTCATTTTAGTCCGCAGTCCCAATGACAGACAAGGGAAACGACGTTTCAAAACTCCAAAACACCGTTCAATAGCATTTCTAGTCGTTCTGTGTGACAAATTATAAGCTTCTTCCGCAGCTGTTCTTGGATTCAGTACTGGAGTTAAAAGAAAGGGACGGCAAGCATATCCACTATCTCCAAGTAGAAAACCATTTTCATATTCACCTCTTTCTAGATGTGCACAGAGGGATGAATCATTAAATATTGTGCTATCGTGGACACTTCCTGGCCACCTCGCGACAATATTTCTTATTTGCAGGTCTGCATCGCATACTGCCTGtacattaattgaaaaaaatccctTCCGATTACGAAAAATTTCAGCGTTGGGGCCACCTGGTGATTCAATTCTTATGTGAGAACAGTCTATTGCACCTATTACTCTTGGCATTCTTcttttacgataaaattttaactgaaCATTATGTAGTTCTTCTctgtttggcatttttataaattgtggtTTAAGTTGGGCGATTTTTTGGATAACACTTTTTGTAACAACACAGACTGTTGACTTATGTACAGCAACAGTGTCACCCACTAATTGTTGAAAGGAACCTGTTGCCAAATACctcattgtaattaaaatcttattTATTGCAGATATCGATTTGCGTCTTCTAGTTGTAGGTTCTAAATCATGACCGATCAACTCATGAAGCCATAAGATAGTTGCCTTCGAGAATCTaaatctcattttaaattcttcttcgTCGAAAATTTCATAAGGATTTCTCCTATCTCTTATCCCTCGGTATCTTCTAGGTATTCTCTCCATTCTTACTTCATCCTCAGAAGAATCATCAGACGATGATGTAGTCGTAAGTGATACATCAGACatctaattgtaattttttgaataataataaaataattaaaaaatgtgtattattTACCTTTATTTcccgtttattttatttaaatataagCTTTCTCAAAGTTTTTTGGAATCAAACATGAcagatattaaaatttaattgaagcAGCTACCTTCATTAACTTAATTTCATATTAATGTAtaatttaatcgcaattaactGTTAATTGAGCTTTTGTAAACCGATTTCTagatttaattgcgattaaatgGAATTTAACAACGTATTagtttaattcgaattaaatcGATTTAATCGCGATTAGTGACGTCACGAAATTAAGTTAATCGACATTAacttcgctttctgtaaacccgCCCTTAAGCTTGATTAATaagtggacgtgcgcaaatcctatCGGATTAGTGAGGGCTATGATTTTTCTTAAGGTTTTTCGGGACccaaatttttagatattaATTATCAAGTTGGTAGTTTTATCcaaatttggaaaatgataaaataagaTTGAACATGAAATTTTTCCGGCATTATATAGGTTTTTTAACGTGAAACTTTGTTATTTctcgaaattttgtcaaaaataaggcgaaaattttataaattagtttaaaaaataatgtttttgataaaattgatattatttttgcttccttcgtgtttttgttcatttaaagactaaattattttgcaaaattccgTCAAAAACAAGCAAACTTGTGTtggttttgctttttttcaaaatgttaagTCTAGGTTTTTGCGATAGTTTACTAAACGAGGCCGTAAAGTCATCAAATAATTGAAAACGAAAGATTTTTTGCAAGCATTTGGTACGTTTTTCAGTGTGAAACTTAATCATTTATAGAAAATATTCGTTAAACATTAGGGAATAGGtaaattcataaattaattatatttaataaattagtaaatGACCTTGTTTTTGCTCACTTCACTTGCGGAAACGCGATTATATtgtaaagttttgttaaaaacaagcCAAGAGTTAACCAAAAATGGtgtaaaatttggttttttacgTTATTCAAGCACATCTTTGAGGTTTTTTCTcgaaaatattcaacaaattAGAGGAAAGTTGATGTTATTTTGCCCTATTCGACTCGTTTTACTTAGTTTTTTGAACCAAagactaatttattttgtatcaaAACGCGCTTTCAATTACAAAAATGAATCGAAATTGGGCTTGTTTTtgggcgatttttttcaaaaataaatcaaaatcttAACATTTGGTGTAAAATACTTAATTTGAAACTTTACAGggcatttttgaacaaaaaattcggACTTTTCGGACATATTCGAACGttacttttaccttttctCTCCTAagtttttgtgataaaaaggattttttttaatttttaccaaattagatcgaatttgatgttattttagccaattttACTCTTCATTCACTTCGTTTTTGAACCAGagagttatttattttgcaagaaattTCTCAAgtgcaaacaaaaaaacgagatttatattgtttttgaatgaaaatttgtaaaaatagaTCAAAAGCcactaaattttgtcaaaaatcttCAACAACTTAGACCAaatttgacgatattttatGTTCCACTCGATTTagtagtgttttttttttgtacaagaGATTCTTTATTTGTCAAGACAGCGTAACATAAATTCGggtttttataacattttgctaaaacatCTGAAAGAAGTCCATATTACAtcgataattattattacagctTTTCGAGTATTTAAGGTCGTTTTCTAGCAAAACTAgatcgaaaaattaaaagtttaagcaagtttttttttattaaaaaaattcaccaaattaGATCAAGTTTCATATTATTTTAGCCAGTATTACTCAGTTTAGGTCGCTTTTGAACATTTATTTAGCAAGATATCGATAAAATcacacataaaaattgatactcATATCGTTTGAGTGAAAAtactaattgaaaaaaaaaacaaaaagccacTAAATTTGGCCGAAACTCTTATTAGTTAGTTCTTTTCCGAATATTAAGTACttattgaaatattatttaataaattatttcagccTCTACTGAGCGTTTCAGCTCGTTTTCAGCAAGaaacgcaaaattttgttaaaaattagacTAAAAGTTACTACATTTCTCTGAAAGTGTtgatatttttgtcttttcagGCATAACAAATCCGTTTTTTTTGCATGATTTAGCTaaactttgccaaaaaatcactaaattgcGTTTAAACCGAtactattttagttttttcgtgTGTTTGCCAACtataaatttcgttaaaaacacgccaaaaattattcaaattgaGCCAAAATGGttgtaaatttacatttttcaaagatttctcgaaaattatcatcaataatttaatcaatttgATGTTATTCGAGCCTGTTTCGCTCGATTTAGTTCGTTTTCGAACCAAAgactcatttattttgttaagtgggttaaaaattattgtggaaaataagccaaaaaaaacacgaaatttcGTTGAAAACGTTGttagttttatatttttttgcaatttctttTCAGGTCGAGCTTTTCACAGTGGAAGCAATGCGAACAGCCGTCGAATGCTGGCAATGGCTCATAACATCACGTCCAGAACTCGAGATCCGTTTCCTCCAGGAAATGGTCTCGGCCTGGAACTGCACCGTCCAGAAACGCATGGGTCTTTTTTCGACCAGCGAACCCATGACAAGCCCCCTAGCGGCGTACGAAGGCGCCCGACTTGAACCGAACCCCCCATTCGTAAAACCGCACGGAATTTGGGTCCAGTTCATTTGCGAATTGATCGACAACGTCAAATACAGCAGTTACGAGAAAGTCGAAATGTTGGCAAGCTTGATCCATCGCTCGTTGGCAATGTGCGTGGGGGCCGACCCCCCATGCCAAACCCGCTCCGTTTCAGCGGTCGGTGTCCGCTTCAAGCTACTAACTTGCGGCTTATCGCTACTCCAAGGCGATATTTTGCCGAAAAGTCTGGCGAAAAATGTGCTCAGAGAGCGCATTTATTGCAGCTGTTTGGACTATTTCTGCAAACCGGTCATGTGTCCGTCGCAAACACCGACCGAATTGCGTGAGGATATCACGACACTTGTGCGATTTTGGCAAACGTTACACTCTGATAAGAAGTATTTGAAAGCCAGCGATGTTGGCGATTTGGACATTGGTCAGAATGCACCAATGATGGTCGAGAATAACGAACTGACGAAACCTAACGACTTCAACCGACCAACTTCGGGTTGGATCAACACCGTACCACTGTCCAGCAGTACCGCCACCTTAAGCAAACGCTCGGCGAAGTCAAAACGCGTCCCGATGGCCGACAACTTCGTCAaatgttatttgaaaaaacgcaACCTAATTATGGACTTGTTAACGGTCGAGATTGAATTTTTGATCGTTTGGCTCAACCCGACTTCGCGCCAGGAACAGCAAATCCCAGGCGAGGAAAACATAGCATCATGGAGGGCTAAGACCATCACCGAGAAACAATGGCAAGACTACACAAGGCTTGCTTGGGATATTTCGCCGGTTTTGGCCACTTATCTGCCCTCTAGATTCAAAACAAACGAAGCTATAATGAGCGAAATCAGGCATCAAGTGCAACAAAACCCAGTCAGTGTGTCGCACGTTCCCGAAGCGTTGCAATACCTGGCCACCACTAACGCCATCTTGAGCGACAGCACTAAACTAGTGCACATGCTGACATGGGCCCGGGTCTCCCCTATCACTGCCTTGGCCTACTTCAGTCGACAATTCCCCCCGCATCCTATTACAGCACAGTATGCTGTGAAAGTGTTGAGTTCGTATCCGGCCGATGCggttttgttttatattccGCAGTTGGTGCAAGCGTTACGCCACGATACGGtgtgtagttttttttaacgattggTTTAATCATTATTGTGTTTGGTTTCAGATGGGGTATGTGactgaatttattaaatatgtggcgaaaaaatcgcaaattgtGGCACATCAGTTGATTTGGAATATGAAAACTAATATGTATTTGGATGAGGATATGCAGCATAAGGATGTTGTCTTGTTTGATGTTTTGGATGCGTTGTGTAATAGTATTTTGGCTGAGCTGTCGGGGCCAGCGAAACAGTTTTATGAACGAGAATTTGATTTCTTTGATAAGATTACGAGCATTTCGGGGGAGATACGGCCCTATCCGAAGGGGCCTGAGCGCAGGAGGGCCTGTCTGGAAGCGTTGAGAAAAATTAAGGTAAGAAAtcttaaaattgttaattcttaataattaattgttacgGAAAATTTAGAAGAATTTCATTGCACAATCATCAGAAAACGATTTTTCTATAGATAGTTACAAATAGttacaaattacattatttatcttgttttttaaattttttcagataGAAACGCTaggaaatttcgttaaaaacacACAGGCCAAAAATtgggttattttttttctttttcaactaaattttaataataataataataataataataataataatatttattttcaacaggtGAAACACccaattacagaaaataaacttaaacttaatgATCGTGCTGCatacaaaaactaataatttaaataaactaaatcaaACTAATAacactataata contains:
- the Pi4KIIIalpha gene encoding phosphatidylinositol 4-kinase alpha isoform X2, which codes for MARDDKLFFHKTVQHLARSLACIKNTPWDKVKTLYDLCPIETTNGTVSLNSRQQDAVIALGIYFLESGLEHKDTILPYLLKLAKALGKATWLDEIKQNPSDRIPVAEKFSFCLHTLLCDIAVKCEDSREEIIETQVDCLVKLTNSILKTRENTNSAVKLFLCKTTVPVLIGLSRAMGRFCNTEPPLICRLFPKPEPPLSPVTSNPDYKRSFSNFRSIIPRSLSGNLAATVDILAITQGYDTTDVAYSSASLKRGSLINQNFVNYDPATYFFSKFGSSFNQFPHLRVNDPNDKKGQIIFPLQHLQTILSLAKKLLTKDMLSFLDEQSLEVYTTGKIVIFPYKTFSETINLVMVTLMRELLQPQKSLPVAFTKDVQEFVKGLYLNGQTELQSRNHDASEKEDRESNFALVNKFKVNVMANAACVDLLVWAIGDETEIDFLTGADSLCGRLTEKINSNHGYKLVLAHMPLVMVCLEGLGTLAQKFPNIASTSIYCLRDFLITPSPILSKLHRQANEKGNKENLKIIAHVNGLKAETTKPHNPTQSAFEKLRDAAIENLCYALEAAHTTDADCVRALVASVSNRLFRAEKSDSESTLISTNIVIMLGHVAVSMKGTPKTTDTILQFFQQRFCRVPSALDTLIVDQLGCMIIAQCEPHVYEVVMKMFTMITVESSNAAYGNPTNEKAQYRHVSRPVINALANIAANIQSESQMNELLGRLLELFVQLGLEGKRASEKSPGALKASSSAGNLGVLIPVIAVLLRRLPPIKNPKPRIHKLFRDFWLYCVIMGFTASDSGLWPKEWYEGVKEIAVKSPALVSPTSSRSEMRELQYTSAVRNDSVSITELQELKNQILELLKQPADVTAYVNRLTFAQCTFLLSVYWVEILRIQNSPEPSLVPIITEYLSDSALQKDKSGMWVCVSAVGERVFEKFLEVMKNKPKYEAREAELEGHAQFLLVHFNDPHKQIRHVSDKFLVSLFDRFPHLLWSRKVLWTMLDIMQVLSNSLHLDPNQETPTLRIPRTPYSIQLMDTLEARETKVKHFAANSERIIKEALKWAPHWTRSHIQEYIINQGQGAGLWNHTGLSLALETILQFGPLNMSSAPMSVSTLEKRPKCVKSDSSKLMVSTSLRCKYIGEVIGLSAVYGTEGKEKLIEFIMKRVWTACQERSDSEHRDALWQATALLISTTEFHRNLLHCIAWSQVELFTVEAMRTAVECWQWLITSRPELEIRFLQEMVSAWNCTVQKRMGLFSTSEPMTSPLAAYEGARLEPNPPFVKPHGIWVQFICELIDNVKYSSYEKVEMLASLIHRSLAMCVGADPPCQTRSVSAVGVRFKLLTCGLSLLQGDILPKSLAKNVLRERIYCSCLDYFCKPVMCPSQTPTELREDITTLVRFWQTLHSDKKYLKASDVGDLDIGQNAPMMVENNELTKPNDFNRPTSGWINTVPLSSSTATLSKRSAKSKRVPMADNFVKCYLKKRNLIMDLLTVEIEFLIVWLNPTSRQEQQIPGEENIASWRAKTITEKQWQDYTRLAWDISPVLATYLPSRFKTNEAIMSEIRHQVQQNPVSVSHVPEALQYLATTNAILSDSTKLVHMLTWARVSPITALAYFSRQFPPHPITAQYAVKVLSSYPADAVLFYIPQLVQALRHDTMGYVTEFIKYVAKKSQIVAHQLIWNMKTNMYLDEDMQHKDVVLFDVLDALCNSILAELSGPAKQFYEREFDFFDKITSISGEIRPYPKGPERRRACLEALRKIKVQPGCYLPSNPEAMVVDIDYNSGVPMQSAAKAPYLARFKVCRCGINELENIAMAVSVNEVSQKPNKKQIVQFIYLQNHEQNFGPEMWQAAIFKVGDDVRQDMLALQVIGIFKNIFQTVGLDLYLFPYRVVATAPGCGVIECVPNAKSRDQLGRQTDIGLYEYFLKKYGEESSKEFQNARRNFIISMAAYSVVGFLLQIKDRHNGNIMLDTDGHIIHIDFGFMFESSPGGNLGFEPDIKLTDEMVMIMGGKMEAAPFKWFSDLCVQAYLAVRPYQESIISLVSLMLDTGLPCFRGQTIKLLRGRFHPGATDKEAATYMLQIIRNSFLNFRTRTYDMIQYYQNQIPY